One Bacillota bacterium genomic window, CCGAGGTCGTCGGGTGGGAGGGCGACGTGGCCCAGCCCCAAACCGCCGAACGGCTGGTGGCCGCGGCCCTTGAGCGCTTCGGCAAGCTGGAGATCCTGGTCAACAACGCTGGCATCACTCGGGATCAACTGCTTCTCCGCATGAGCGACGAAGACTTCGACCAGGTCCTCAAGACCAACCTTTACGGCGTCTACCGCATGAGCCGGGCGGCGCTTCGTCCCATGCTGCGCCAGCGCCACGGGCGCATCGTTAACCTCTCCTCGGTGGCGGGCCTCGTGGGTAACCCGGGGCAGTGCAACTATGCGGCGTCCAAGGCGGCCATCGTGGGGTTTACCCGCAGCCTGGCGCGGGAGGTGGCGTCGCGCGGGATCACCGTCAACGCGGTGGCTCCAGGCTTCATCGAAACCGAGATGACGGCGGAAAGGACACCCAAGGAGCAGGCCCTGGCCTCGCAGATCCCCATGGGGCGCCTGGGCCGGCCGGAGGAGGTGGCCTCGGCCGTCGCCTTTCTGGCTTCCGATGAGGCTTCTTATATTACGGGCCACGTGCTGGTCATAGACGGGGGGCTGACCATGGCAGGGTGATGGAGGGTGCACTTCGCTCCGAGACCTGCTGCGTGAAACGGATGCCATCGAGAAGCGTACTTCCTTGAATCTGGCGCTTTCGGGCCGGAGAGGAGAATCAAGAGAGCCTATGGACGGCAGCATCTTCGAAAAGGTGAAGTCCATCATCGTCGAGCAGCTCAGCGTGGACGAGTCCGAGGTGACCCCGGAGGCCTCGTTCGTGGACGACCTCGGGGCGGACTCGCTGGACATCGTGGAACTCATCATGGCCTTTGAGGAGGCGTTCGGGCTCGAAATCCCTGACGAGGACGCCGAGAAGATCGTCACGGTCGGCGACGCCGTGAAGTACATCCAGTCCCGGCAGGAGTAGGCACCGGCTCTTCTTTGGGGCGCAGAAAAAGGGGGGGCAACGTGCCAGACCATCGCCGTCGGGTCGTCGTGACCGGGATGGGCGTGATCTCGCCCATCGGCATCGGGCTCGATGCGTTTTGGTCGGCGCTGGTGGAGGGCCGATCGGGTATCGGGCCCATCAGACGGTTTGACGCAAGCTCGCTCGACTGCCGGATCGCGGGTGAGGTGCGGGACTTTGACCCCACCGCCTACATGGACCGCAAGGAGGCGCGGCGGGCCGACCGGTTCGCCCAGTTCGCCATCGCGGCTTCGCTCATGGCGCGCAGCGACGCCAACCTCCCCGATGCTCCACTCGGCCCTCGGGCCGGGATCGTCATCGGCAGTGGCATCGGGGGCATGGAGACGTGGGAGGAAAGTCACACGGCGCTTGTCCAGAAGGGGCCGGGCCGCGTCAGCCCCTTCACCGTCCCCATGATGATCCCCAACATGGCGGCGGGCCTGGTCTCCATTCGACTGGGCGC contains:
- a CDS encoding acyl carrier protein gives rise to the protein MDGSIFEKVKSIIVEQLSVDESEVTPEASFVDDLGADSLDIVELIMAFEEAFGLEIPDEDAEKIVTVGDAVKYIQSRQE
- the fabG gene encoding 3-oxoacyl-[acyl-carrier-protein] reductase, translated to MTLSGRAALVTGGSRGIGYAVALRLAREGARVAVCSRRADAAEQAARQISAETGAEVVGWEGDVAQPQTAERLVAAALERFGKLEILVNNAGITRDQLLLRMSDEDFDQVLKTNLYGVYRMSRAALRPMLRQRHGRIVNLSSVAGLVGNPGQCNYAASKAAIVGFTRSLAREVASRGITVNAVAPGFIETEMTAERTPKEQALASQIPMGRLGRPEEVASAVAFLASDEASYITGHVLVIDGGLTMAG